The following is a genomic window from Theobroma cacao cultivar B97-61/B2 chromosome 10, Criollo_cocoa_genome_V2, whole genome shotgun sequence.
GTGGGTTAAAAAGATTTGGTAAAACTCTGCCGTgcataaattttcaattaatcaTCTACACACTCCAATTTATCCAaatcttttaacaaaataatatgtctaatttaattaattatttgatcaATCACGTCTAGACAAAAACCATTAATAATGACTCCTTTTCATATCGAGCGGTCAAATTTTTTGACTCGTACATTGTTTTCTCGTAGCATCTGAATTTTTGATGTAAAATATATCTTGATTACAAAgtataaagaaaagaagatacTTTCTTTGAACTTGACATTAGAATCTCTCGATTTCTTTCACTCATGCTgacattttatattaaaaaaaaagaaattgtagagctatattttctaaatttaataatcgaatttttcatcttaaaagcttatgcctaaattcatattttaaaatttttgacaaaaaatattttagttaaatataAGTTAATGTTTCTTAACTCTTAATTAATTCAATCATTGAACATTACATGTTGATATATCgtaacaaataaaaagactTTAGATTTTGCGAATGGAAGAAGATTGAgtaataatgaagaaaatctttttttttttatcttaagaATTATGAAGGATTTTATTCCAAATAAAGATTGGGGGAAGAAAGAGTGATGTGTGGGGGTAGGGGAAAAGACAAAGAACAAAGAGGGGGGCCTAAAAGAgtgaagggaaaaaaaaaaaggaaaggagtTTGTGTAGAAGACGGGACCTCTAGCGATTTGGATAATTTGTAGTTGAAACTGACTCGGCGCAAGAGTGAAGCAGCAATAACCATCCTCTTTCTCACGCCTACACCATGTCTTgtctttagattattttttcTAGCTTTGTCTCAGCTGTTCGCTACGTGCTCTTTGACCCTTTGTCCCAATACCCAACACAATTAGTTTCCTAACACTGTAGCTAGACATGGAGTCACCGTTCCAAGTTACAAAGATTATAGCCTAGGTACTTTCTGTTTTATTGATGCCCTACGAGAGGatttattaatgaatttttttccctATATGTGACTGTTAATAGGCTTGTGTTACGTGCTCATGCGATTTtaaactttgaaaataaaatttaagtaaacataaaaaaagaaatttatattttttaaatttaaacctAAACTCGTGtagtcttaaattttaaaaataaatattaaataaacttaaaaactcaaaaaagcaaaaacacaaacaaggaagaaatgagaaaactttttcaacatttaagATGGTACAAGATTAGGCTTAAGTTCCGAAACATAAAAATTGAGCTACACTAAGGGATGGACCCCATGACTTCACAAGTTCAGCCTCCTTTTCACAATACTTTGgggatttttctttattgataaataatCTATAGATTTCCTTTGCTACTTGACTGATTGCAGCTTTTATAAAAGGAGGTTGGAGTTGCTTGGTTGAGGGGATTCCACTAATGTCCCTCTTGATCTGCCGCTAATGGCATTGGCATATGGAGCTAGGAAAATGCTCGACCTAGAGATTCCATGAAATAGGcagttaattattattttccatGACAAAATTACTAATTGTATTGCATAGTTAGAGATTGATATCGGATCCGTGAGTATGAATTTAAACACCCCCCTTTTGAAAACTTTGGCTTCAATATTcttaataaatttgaaattaaatttaaatttagattGCCACTTGACTTCAACGTGAACATAACAAGGGATGAACAAAGCCAGTTGTCATTAGGAGTGTGCAGCGGTCAGTTGCAATTGAGCAACCGACCGCAGCCGTCAATTGTTGCAACTCACAGTTTGGCTCGACGGGTTGCAACGATCGGCCTCGTTGGTCGATCGGTTCGATCATCAGAGGGGATGAACTGATCAAGAAACtgatcaattaaaattattggtAATATGCTAGAATTAATGTTAAGAATTATGTTTGGAAATTTTGTTGAGAATTATTGTTTggattttcaattaaaatgattggCAATATGCTTGAATTAAACATTAAGAATTATGTTTGGGAATTATGTTGAGAATTATTGTTTggattttcaattaaaatgattagCAATATGCTAGAATTAAACATTAAGAATTATGTTTGGGAATTAGGTTGAGAATTATTGTTTggattttcaattaaaatgattggTAATATGCTAGAATTAACATTATATTTAGGAATTAATGTTTAGAATTATTGtttgaattttcaattaaaataattggcAATATGTTAGAATTAAACATTAAGAATTATGTTTGAGAATTAATGTTTAGAATTATTATTTGGATTTTCAATTACAATGATTGGCAATATGCTAGAATTAATGATTGGAATTAATATTtgggtatttttttttgtagatgTCAACTAATGAGGAAACAAATTTGGCAACTAGTGAGACACCAATATCAACATCAACATTTACATCCCATGTTACTGCTAGTTCTATTGAAGCCAACAAAACATGTGAGGTTGTAAGCAAAATGTGGAAGTAAAGGGAACCACCTCAATCTACATCGGTTGTGCGAGATCACTTCACTAAATGTGTTGATTAGAAAGATAATAAGACGACTAAATGTTCTCATTGTGGTAAAGAATTTTTgttgatataaaaaaatgaaacatcTTCATTgaataatcatattaaagtTTGTCCGAAGTTGAAATTGGTTCATGATAGTGAGGAGAACAAGTAAATGGAATtagtttttagtttgagaGGAGATGAGCTAGGTAGTTGGAAGTTTGATCAAGAGACAATTAGGAGAAGTTTAGCTGAGATGATCATTTTGGATAAATTGCCTTTTAAGtttgtggaaaatcaaggataTAGGAAACAGATAAACAAAGTATGTCATAGATTTCGTATACCATCACAATAGATTATTGCTAGGaattgttataaaatttatattaataaaaaaaactcagATGAGAAGATTGTTAAGATCATGTCCTGGTAGAATGCGTCTCACCACTGACACGTGGACTTCAATACaaagaattaattatatgTGTTTAACTGTCCATTTTATTGATAATGATTGGAAGTtgtaaaaaaagattttgaactTTTGTCCCATTACTAGTCAAAAAGATGAGTCCATTGGCCAAGCAATTAGTAAATGTTTGCTTGATTAGGGGATCCAAAAGATTTTGCTATCACTGTTGATAATTCTAGTTTAAATGATGTTGTAATAGGacatttgaagaaaaaatttaatgttgcTAGAACTAGTATTTTAGGAGGTAGATTTTTTCATGTGAGATGCATTGCTCATATTGTAATCTTATGGTGTTTGATAGATTGAAGAATATCAATAACTCAATAGCTCGTGTTAGAGATGCAATGAGATATGTTAGACAATCCCTTGCTAGATTAGCCAAGTTTAAGGAGTGTGCTACTAGTGTGGTAGTTGAGAGCAAGTGTTTATTGTGTTTGGATGTGAGCACTAGATGGAATTCTATTTTTTTGATGTAGGGTGCaactttgaaatttcaaaggGCTTTTGCATCATTTGAGTTGTGTGAAAATGGCTACATACATGAGCTAATAAGGTTGGGAGATAGCATGCTCGATGATAGAGATTGAGCAAATATGAGGAGGATTTCTCattttttgagagaattttaTCATTTGACCTTGAGTGTTTCAGGCACATCTTAACAACTGCTAATTCTTTCCTAGATTCCATTTTTAATGTGTATACCACTTTGATTGAATGGCAAAATGGTGATGATGTTGATTTATGGTCTATGCCaattaaaatgaaagagaaatttGACAAGTATTGGGGGAATGAGGACAAAATGAATTTAGTGTTGTTCATTGCCATTACACTTGATCTGAGGAAAAAGCTTTCTTATGTTGAATTCACTTTGCTAGAAATGTATCTTCCCACACAAGCTTCAATGATGTTTTTTTGGGTGACACAAACAATGGATGAGTTGTTCGTTGTTATAGAAATATGTCACAACCTCTATCTCATGTTGGTTAAAGAGGTTAAGAGTGTCCAACATCCATGGGACAAGGCACTAGTGATATTTGTAGTGATAGCGTTGCTTCAATTTTGATTGGCAATGACATAGAATGTACTAAAAAAAGATTGGATAGGTTCAAGAAGCACCGGTTAAACACTTGGCCAAAAAAGCTGAAAACGAAATTGgagaaatatttatttgagccTGTGGATGATGAGGGTTTCAATGATGATGAGTTTGATGTTCTCATGTGGTAGAAACTCAATCAATTTAGGTTTTCTATGCTTGTCGCTATTGCTCGTGATGTTTTGACTGTTCCCATATCAACAGTTGCTTCAGAGTCCACTTTTAGTACTGGTGGACTTGTGCTTGATGCATATAGGAGTTCTTTGACTCCTAAGGTAGTGCAAGCACTTATTTGTGCTCAAGATTAGTTACATGGATTGGCATGTGGTGATTCAGATTTGATTAAGGATGATTTGGACGAGCTCGATAAACTTGATTctggtaattattttataattttatttgtaatttaatttattagatttgttaaagatcaatttaccatatttgttattttatttttagatttggCTAATATTGCATTGGAGACAATAGCTGAGTTTGAGCCTGAGTCAGACTAACGTGTTATTTCCATTAGCTATTTGCACTTTTCAAGTAATGTTATCATTAGGTACTATGCAATATTTACATTAGATTTATAATTCATTTAGGTTATCTTACCACAATAATATAcactatttatatatttgtttttaacctttttaGGAGCATGTTTTGCAAAATTGTTGAATTGGAGTTGGAGGttcatcttttaaaatttagtgatttatgttatgaaactTTGAGTTATGTAACTTCTaatccaaaattaaaatcatgaaGGATATCtcttctttgtttatttattgtatgatgattaatgatgatttctttgtgatcatatttaattaattgacttaaacttataaaacttttgaaactaatgtttatttattatataaagattaatgtttatttattgaatgaagattaatattattaaccacttgaaagaaataaatagcTCCAAATGATTACATATAAATAAATGGACCCAGAGTGGCAATTTATAAGGGGTTTTGTAAAAAAGCTTaagtcaaacaaaaaaaaatgccatTTACAAAGGGTAACACAAAAAAAAGCTCAAGTCAGCCCATTTCAAAAACTGACTTAAAATCGACCGAACTAAGGTCAGTTTTAACCAACCGAAACTAAGTTCTTGCATGGTTTGGTTAGGTTGGTTTATAGAACAAATTTCTTAGTTGATTTTTatcaaaaccaaataaaaaattgactaAACCGAACCAAGCTCACCCCTAGTTGTCTCGTAGTTTTTACTAGTTTTACAAATTTGTATTTCTAATTAATTGATGTTTTGCATAATATTTACATCATTTTgctcaaaattcaaatattgaGGACATATAGTCAATAAATGATATCACTTGGGTTAAGGTTTTGACTAAAAAGATCTTGATATTGAGTTATAATATCTTCTCTTATTAAcaaggaaaaaaggaaaactaaaaataatttctcatCTAttctattagtttttctttttaaattttttaatatatatatgaaatcaaAGATTGCatgtaagatttttaaaagggtattttttaaagtttttctttcagTAAATGTCAATAGCACGTGGTTTCCCCTCATTGGTCTTAGTTGCCCACTTACCTCTTCAGTGGAGAGTCTTGAAAGTAGTTTTGATATGGAGATTGTTTGCCTAAGCTTGCTAATGTTACAACTAATACAAGCTTGATTAGTACATGTGAACAAAACTTTGATATCATGTTTCCTTTTGCTTCGTTGTACTGGTTGTTTTGATGCACCTttgtttaagttttttttttttatgctggaAATTCTCGCAGGGCCCAGCTACCCTGTAATCGTTTTATTAGGAATCGAAAAAATTAAGTACAATGGGGAGGGGGACATAAACCGAACCTCCAAAGTTACATGAGTTCGAGAAAGATAAAGAAAGGTACTtgaaatggaaattttcattttatgtgCATATTTTTGAATGCTatcataaaattgaaacttttCCATATTACAAGAATctaagtaataaaaataacagaaataaattaagagtactactcctttacatttatttaaaataaacataaggtaaatttattttatctaatttaattatacCTCTGAGTTGACCTTCTGCTTGTGAAAATACCTGTAGGTTATAGTACGTATGCCCCTGATTTAAGATATGATCTGCAGCCTAGTTCCCTTCTCTATGGATGTGTGAAATACGAAAAGACATACCACTCAAGCATCTATGGATGAAAGCTAGCAAATACTGAGTCTTGGAAGAACCCTGATGGCCCTCATGTATCATTTGTACCACAACTTTTACATCCATTTCTATCCAAAGTCTAGTAACATTATACTCAATGCATAAAAGCAAACCTCTATGTAGTGCCATTAACTCTGCCTGTAATGAATTATAAGGTCCacaattttcaacaaataaaaaaatcatggtACCTGTATGATCCCAAAGAAGTCCTCCTCCAGCagcattttgaaaattatccTTGGAACTACCATCAACATTTAACTTAAACTCACCTGCTAATGGTTTGTgccaagaaaatatttttggtggATGTGGTGATGCCTGTTGAAATATTAGACCCCATGCCTGAGCATTCTGTAAATCACCCCTCCATTGCCAACGATGGAATTGCCTCTCTTGGAATAGTTGCTGGATGAGTTTTAAAACTCTCCACACCACTCTATTGAAATACATACCAAGGTTCCTATGCTTCGCATAATTTTGTTCAACCTAtagaaaccaaaaaataaataaaggcaTTAACGTGTGGATGTGCCCTTTTTTCGTATAATCACTAAAGTACAACCATGCCCATATAATCTGATAAACATTCTGGGGGTGAGTAATGTAGCTTTGGaagaattttgcaaaataattccaaacctGTGTAGCAACAAGACATTCCCACATGACATGCAAGAGAGACTCCTCTGAGTTGCAATGTTGGCATTTAGAAGCCAACCGGAAACCCTTggttttcaacctcaaattgaCTGGAATCCAATCTTGTAACAACCTcaatagaaagaaagaaatggtaAGAGGAATGCTTTTATGCcgaattaaattgaacacagGATTTACTAACTGTTGTTGTCGAATTATCTCCCAAGCGGACTTAGTCGTGAATTGCCCACTCGAAGTAGGTGCCCAATATGCCATATCTATATTGGATGGATTTATCGGGATTTTTAGGATTTCCGCCACAACCTCTTCCGGCAACACATTATTCAACTTACCCACATCCCATGTGCCATTATCATAGAAGTAGTAGACTCTTATCATAGATGATGTAAAAGATAGAAAACGATTAACCAAGGGTGTTTCACCCATCCAACAATCATGCTAAAAAAATAGCTTACCCTTACCAATTCTAGGCTGGATCGAAACTTCAAATCATGGACTTAGAATTGGCAACTCTTCACTATATGGCTATTGATTTTGCAAAGACAGGAGCACCAGCTGAGATACCTCGATCCCTAAAACCAAGGgagttttcaaacttcatgcAGAGGGTTGATAAACCCATGTATGCTTCCCTTGGGGTACTAGGAAAACTGTACCAGGCTACAATCAACTCAACCGTGCAAGAAAGGTCAAAGTTTGATAGACGAAGCTTGTGGATAGACCTCCAAGAGCACAGTGAAGCACGTACGCTTCACTGCATTGTACTCCCCCCGTCTCTTGGAGATTCTTTGTGATGTAATGCAACTGCGACCACTTATAGTGGGTTTTAATATTGAGTATGGATAAGCATCTGAGAGCCCAAATCCCtcaaataacaattaaaatatcatgttagtttatttttcttataacatgttttattttttaaaaaattttcttaattttattaattttatgccATGTCACCAACAAGACTGCAAAAATTTGGCATGTCACGCCAAGTTTACATGCACccagcgtgtcaccacaattggCCCCTGCCGTGTCACCCGCCAAAACTGCAAGAAGTCAGCGTGTCACGCCACAAGTCTGCGTTAAGTCAACGTGTCACGTCATAAGTTTGAATTAACTCAGCGTGTCAAGCCATAATTCTGCttgcactcagcgtgtcaccgcAATTGGCCCCTGCGATGTCACCAGCCAAGACTGCAACAAGTCAGCGTGTCATGTCATAAGTCTGCAttcactcagcgtgtcaccacaagacTTGCaagcagaatgctcttagtcgactaaccgatattggcaaaatttaattactcatgaaatagaaaggaatttcattgtaaaaacataaaacggttaaatcaaatgaaatagaaaggaattaaatcaaatcattaattgtttaatacaaGTGGTAATAAAATGTGAGAAATGAGGTAACAATATAGGGATTTCACAAGTCTATTCAGAGTTCAAAACTACGgacaaatgaaatgaatactcaaataatctatctacaaaattaataaaaaaaataaagactcaTATACAAGAGGAAACTAATAAAcactaaaaaatatgaatgaatgCAAGATACtacaagagaaaattgtgatAAAGGTATTGTACATGGGTTACACATTTAGTTAGGTGGACAAGCTGTCTTCATCCACAACACACCCTACATTTTCAAACATTGTCCTTCGTATTGGGTCGTTGTTGCTTGTGTGACCAAGTTGTCTacaacttgaacatgctttggGTCAGTGTTTTCGTGGAGGCGTCGATTCACTTGGAGATGGTGTCGAATTTGTGGATGGAACTGTAAATGGGGATGGGCAATTCTATCTGTTATGCCTGTACCTCTTGCATTACGAACATCTCCGTGCTCGACTGCCTTCACCAACCGATGGAATCCTTCTCTTCCTAGGTCTTTTCGCTTGGCCTCGCCAAGGTGGTGGCAAGATgacaatttgtttcacattaggggggatgtcccactcactaAGATGTCCTATTGGTCGAATGGATCCCGAATAACCTTCCACCAAAATGGTTGTCTTGTAGTAGTCAGCGTAGAATTCAATGGCTTTACGTTTGCATTTActgaaaaatacaataaactcaatcttcaagcacaatgtaaatgctatgtcaattagggttcaaataagaaataaagatattctgaCCTTATTGCTGCAATGCCATGGCTGCATGGCAGTAAATCTGTTTggaactcacaacatgaacaAGTCTTCGTGGACAGGTTTACAGGTCCGTCCATCTTCCTGTCTTTAACTTCGAACTCCACTCGATTGATAGGCTTAACTACAAAGCGATGTGTATCATTGAACCGTAGGCTCAAGTGCTTGGCAATCCAAGGGTTGAGGGGTGTGGTCACCTTAACAGCATCCTCATACCGGCCATGGAACCAATGCTGTAACATGTCTCTGATGAACTCGATCAAAACAATGATCggcatttgtcttgcatgcttcaagcatgagttaacacattTCGCAATATTGGATGTCATCATTTGATATCGGCTTGTCGGCGAACATGCACGTGCCCATCTCTCAGGCCCTATTCTCATAAGGTCAGCGTAGGCTCCTGGGTGAATATGCTGTAGTTGGTTCATATGTCTATTGAAATCGGCTACCTTATAGCAATCTCGAGCAAGGGTGACAAGCATACAAACATCGTTGcgtttgaacttgtttttaaagctttttttCAAGTGGTAACTGTATAAACCATGATGTGCTTCTgggtatgcattttggattgctttcttaatACCGAGATGCTAatcagaaatgaacatagtATTTTTAGGACAACCAACCGCATCATGCAGCTTGCTAAGAAACCATGTCCACGAGTCTTCGTCCTCAACATGGCCAATGCCAAACGCAACTGGATATAAGCACTCATTCGCATTTTTGCATACAGCGACAAACAGAACACCCTTGAACTTGCCTTTGAGATGTGTCGCGTCAATTGCAACTATAGGACGCATTATGTCCCTAAACCCCCGAATATAAGCCCCGTATGACTAAAAACAATACTTGAATCTTTTTGCCTCATCAGTAGCCATTGTAGTTATTGTCCTaggattttcttgttccaacaCATAAAAATACGAAGgtagtagttgaaatgactcCTCTGGTGGACCGAAAACAAGCCTCTCCGCATACTTCTTCGCTTGCCAAGCCTTACCATACAAGTATTCCAATCCCCACTGAACCCTCATCTCACACATTATGTCCTTCAGTCTCAATGCGACTCCATTAGCCCGAAGcttgtgtgacataagttcaccaTTTATCTTCGCACTCATAGTTGGAATTCGCCCTTGCAAACCATCAACAGTACAGGTGTGTACTTTATGGAACGTCCGCacttgccaatattctcctctGTCAGGTAACTTCGTTGCACGAACactgaacttgcatgccttgtccttgcAACCAACCTCATAACGACCTTGacatgacctttttactcttattgCAAACTTCTCCTTTATAACCAACATGTTCAGAGCTCGTTTCAACTCGACCTTCGACGAAAACATCCTTCTTTTGTAGAAGCGATCATCGACACATGTTGACTCCTTAGtggtaattgtttggaaggaaaaccTTTCTGCACCTGCAATTTGCCACGTACGAGATGTACCTGCATTTCCCTTTTCCTGATAACTGTTATCGACCAATGTATCAAGGGAATGAATCCCGTTCTCACCAGCGATggggttattgtatatgggATCATCACACTGAACATCTCCTACATCAACACCTTCAACAGGTTTCGTTTCACCTTCAACATTATTTGCAATTGGAATATCACTATCATAAAGCCGATCATCGTCTGAACTGTCATCATGCCATTCTTCAAGCCGATCATCTGAATTGtcatcaaatctatcttcaccaGCAACgaacaaatcctcatttccctcaCCAAATGTAGCATTATCCTCCAGCGTCATAGTGTCACCCTTCAACCTCACATTGTTGTCCTCAACTATCCTATTCTCATTTGACAATGGCATTGCACACTCTACAGTTCCACCCCGATCGTTTTATTTGTTGGATAGGAGCAAGTAATTGGTTTGATGCACATCGTGATCGGAATTGTGCAGCCAACTATTCTGTGAATGTTGTCTGTCTATCGGGGTACATAAACTCCTTTGAATGCTATGGTAATTGTGAAGCATtttaaatctcattttgattgagctgATTACCATGTTGTTCATTTGTTCTGCGTCTCTTAATGCTGACATACATAGCCGAAACATTCCTCTGTTCTAGcagaattaatgcaacatcctcaTCGCCTTTGCTAATTGGCCGTGTTAGCTCCTGGGTGTActgatcaatgcatgtaactcaatctcgTCAAATTCTGCGTTTAccccaacaacatcttcaaccaACTTCATCAAGC
Proteins encoded in this region:
- the LOC108663638 gene encoding uncharacterized protein LOC108663638 translates to MIRVYYFYDNGTWDVGKLNNVLPEEVVAEILKIPINPSNIDMAYWAPTSSGQFTTKSAWEIIRQQQLVNPVFNLIRHKSIPLTISFFLLRLLQDWIPVNLRLKTKGFRLASKCQHCNSEESLLHVMWECLVATQVEQNYAKHRNLGMYFNRVVWRVLKLIQQLFQERQFHRWQWRGDLQNAQAWGLIFQQASPHPPKIFSWHKPLAGEFKLNVDGSSKDNFQNAAGGGLLWDHTGTMIFLFVENCGPYNSLQAELMALHRGLLLCIEYNVTRLWIEMDVKVVVQMIHEGHQGSSKTQYLLAFIHRCLSGMSFRISHIHREGN